The Dehalococcoidia bacterium genome segment CAGAGGGCCTGGAAAGAGGTCCTGGGCATAGATGTGACCATCGAGGCTGTCGACTCCAAGACCCGCTCTCAGACGTTCAACTCGATGAATTTCGAGCTGTTCCCCGGTGGCTGGCAGATCGACTACCCCGACCCCGAGAACCCGCTGATCGGGCTGTTCGACACCGGCGGCGGAAACAACAAGTATGAGTGCAGCGATCCTGACATCGACGCCAAGCTGGAGGCTGCCGCGGCCGAAACCGACAACGACGCGCGCATCAAGCTCCTCCAGGAAGCGGAGACGCTGGTCGTCACGAAGCTGTGCGGCGCAGCGCCGATCTGGCAGGGCGCTTTCCTCTACCTGGTAGACTCGAACATCGGCGGCATCCACGCAAACGGCGCCATCGACGCCGCTATGCCCGGCAACTGGTGCCCCGAATGCTGGTTTGTTAAAGCCGAATAAAGTCTAATAGAAGAAGAGGGGTAATGAAGGAGGCATGGGGCCCCGTCGGGGCCCCATGCCCATCGCACGATGGCCGCTTATCTCATACGACGGCTGCTATGGCTGATCCCGGTCCTCTGGACCGTGGCAACGATCACCTTCTTCCTTATGCACGCTGTGCCCGGCGGCCCTTTCACTCAGGAGAAATCGCTTCCCGAGCCGATTATGGAGGCGCTCAACAGGCGCTACAACCTCGATGAGCCGATCTGGAAGCAGTACCTCCTTTACCTCTGGAACATCCTTCACTTCGATTTCGGTCTTTCGTTCCGTGGCGACCGCGATGTCGCGGAGCTGATCCGCGCCGGCTTCTTTGTCACGGTGCAGCTGGGCGCGCTGGGGTTCCTGGTCGCCTCCGTCGTCGGCCTCACCCTCGGGGTGCTCTCGGCGCTCAATCAGAACGGCTGGCTCGATTACGTTGGCGTCTTCTTCGCTACGGTCGGCGCGGCCATGCCGAACTTCGTGCTTGCCTCATTCCTCATCGTTCTCTTTGCCGTGCAGTTCCCCGTCTTCCACGTCCTCGGCTGGGGCGGGCCGCTGCATCTCAGCGACGTGCTCGACCCCGGCGCATGGGACGTGAAGAAACTCGTGTTGCCTGTCATCGCTGTCAGCACGCTGCCCGCAGCCTACATCGCCCGCGTCACGCGCGCCAGCATGCTGGAAGTGCTGCATCAGGACTACATCCGGACTGCCCATGCCAAGGGACTGACGGAGCAGATCGTCATTCTACGGCACGCCGTGAAGAACGCCATGATCCCCGTGCTGACGGTGATGGGCCCGATTGCCGCCGTTCTCGTGACGGGCTCGTTCATCATCGAGACCGTCTTCTCCATACCCGGCGTCGGCCGCGCCTTCGTCGACGCCGTCATCCGCCGCGACTACGCCATGATAATGGGCTCGACCCTCTTCTACACGGCGGTCGTCGCCTTCGCTAACTTGGCCGTGGACCTCCTGTACGCCGTCGTTGACCCAAGGATCAGGTACCGATGAGGGAACTGGAAGAAGAGACGGAACTGGCACCCGTGGGATGGGAATTGCCTCGGCGGGAACGCGGCCTCTGGTCCGACGCCCTGCGGCGCCTCTCCCGCAACAGACTGGCGATGGCCGCGCTCATCGTGCTCGTCCTGATCGCAGTGATAGCAGTCGCCGCCGACTACCTGGGCGTGCTGGAACGCTACGATCCCTATCAGGACCAGGATTACGAGGCAGTGCAGGAAGGCCCCTCGCTGGAACACTTCTTCGGCACCGATAACCTCGGCCGCGACAACTGGAGCCGCGTCCTCACCGGCGTCGAGATATCGCTACAGATCGGCCTGGGAACGCAGGTGCTCGTGCTGCTGTTCGGCGTCGCCGTCGGCGTGGCCGCGGGCCTCGGCGGCAAGACCACCGACAATCTGCTCATGCGCCTGACGGACATCACGTACGCCTTCCCCGACCTTCTCTTCATCATCCTCCTGCGCTCCGTCCTCTTCGAACGCGACTGGCCCATCCTCACGAATCCTCGCCTTCAGGTCATGCTCGCCATCGCTATGGTCAACTGGACGACGATCGCGCGCCTCGTCCGCGGGCAGATGCTTTCGCTGTGGGAGCGCGACTACGTGACGGCGGCGAAGACGCTGGGGGCCAGCAACTTCCGTATCGTCGTGCGTCACATGTTGCCTAACACGCTGGGGCCGGTGATCGTCGCCTTCACGTTCGGTATTCCCATCGCCATCTTCGCCGAGGCCGCCCTCGGTTTCATCGGCTTCGGGTTGCCGCCGCCGACGGCCAGCCTGGGCCGTCTCGTCTCCGACGGGTACGCCTACATCCAGGTGAACTACTGGGTGGTTGTGTTCCCCGCCGCGGCTATCGCCCTGCTGATGCTGTGCTTCACGTTCCTCGGCGACGGCCTCCGCGACGCGCTCGATCCAAGACAACGATAAGATGTAAGGCCGTGAGAAGGGCCGGATATGCGGCCCTTCTCTGTTGCCCTCGCGACTCCGGCTACGCCTTTCCTCCGGCGGGTCCGCTAACCCGCAAGATGCTTGTGAGCCTGAAGGAAGGGCTCCGAGCAAAGGCCTGAAAGGAAGAGAGGCCCCGAGTGAAGTCGGGGCCTCTCTTTGCTACTGTCTCCCGTTCAGTTGCCGGAAAGCAGGTCCTTGCTCGCCTGCACCAGCCTCTGCAACACCGATACTATGCGGGCGAAAACCGGCGCCGTGTAGTACGAGTTGAGAGGGCATCCTGACTCGTTCGACATCGCCAGTGCATTCTTCGTCGTGGCGTAGTCCCCGCTGGCATACGCGCTTTGGAAGGCAGCGATAACCTCTGCCGGCGTGTCGTACGCAGGGTCGGGGTCGACGTCAGGGTGCGCGGCGTTCAGGAGCGCCGCCACAGCGTGCCGGGCAAGGGCATTCAGACCCCCGCCGCCGAGGGTCACGACCTCCAGGAGCGTTGGACTGCCCGCGAAAGCGTCCACGCCGAAGACTGCTTCGAAGGAGTCGCCGGGCGCGTAGCCTGTGGCCGCCCACGCGTCCAGATGGTTTTTCCAGAAGCCGGGGGTGCAGCCCTCAAACATTGGAGGCGTCGGC includes the following:
- a CDS encoding ABC transporter permease; the protein is MRELEEETELAPVGWELPRRERGLWSDALRRLSRNRLAMAALIVLVLIAVIAVAADYLGVLERYDPYQDQDYEAVQEGPSLEHFFGTDNLGRDNWSRVLTGVEISLQIGLGTQVLVLLFGVAVGVAAGLGGKTTDNLLMRLTDITYAFPDLLFIILLRSVLFERDWPILTNPRLQVMLAIAMVNWTTIARLVRGQMLSLWERDYVTAAKTLGASNFRIVVRHMLPNTLGPVIVAFTFGIPIAIFAEAALGFIGFGLPPPTASLGRLVSDGYAYIQVNYWVVVFPAAAIALLMLCFTFLGDGLRDALDPRQR
- a CDS encoding ABC transporter permease, whose amino-acid sequence is MAAYLIRRLLWLIPVLWTVATITFFLMHAVPGGPFTQEKSLPEPIMEALNRRYNLDEPIWKQYLLYLWNILHFDFGLSFRGDRDVAELIRAGFFVTVQLGALGFLVASVVGLTLGVLSALNQNGWLDYVGVFFATVGAAMPNFVLASFLIVLFAVQFPVFHVLGWGGPLHLSDVLDPGAWDVKKLVLPVIAVSTLPAAYIARVTRASMLEVLHQDYIRTAHAKGLTEQIVILRHAVKNAMIPVLTVMGPIAAVLVTGSFIIETVFSIPGVGRAFVDAVIRRDYAMIMGSTLFYTAVVAFANLAVDLLYAVVDPRIRYR